From one Pseudomonadota bacterium genomic stretch:
- a CDS encoding pseudouridylate synthase: protein MMEILYADDDVVAVSKPPGLAVHRGWDRSRDVALTRVRDAVGRHVWPAHRLDRPASGVLLFAVEREAARALYQMFADGAVQKRYLALVRGCAPEEGIIEHPLRRTRDGPRLDASTAYRRVALVERPDLPRAYSLVEARPRTGRLHQIRRHFQHISHPLIGDVRYGKGEHNRLFRERFGLQRLFLHACELGFRHPRTGEPVVVRAPLADDLRCVLEALGLSLADLPL from the coding sequence ATGATGGAGATTCTCTACGCCGACGATGATGTCGTGGCGGTGAGCAAGCCGCCGGGTCTGGCCGTGCACCGTGGGTGGGACCGCTCGCGTGACGTTGCCTTGACCCGGGTGCGGGACGCTGTTGGTCGCCACGTGTGGCCGGCGCATCGCCTCGACCGACCGGCGAGCGGCGTGCTTCTCTTCGCGGTCGAGCGCGAGGCTGCGCGCGCGCTGTACCAGATGTTCGCCGATGGGGCGGTTCAGAAGCGCTACCTCGCCCTGGTGCGCGGTTGCGCGCCGGAAGAGGGGATCATCGAGCACCCGCTGCGCCGCACCCGCGATGGCCCTCGCCTCGACGCATCGACGGCCTACCGTCGGGTGGCCCTTGTCGAGCGGCCCGACCTCCCGCGCGCCTACTCGCTCGTCGAAGCCCGCCCTCGAACGGGTCGGCTGCACCAGATCCGTCGTCACTTCCAGCACATCAGCCATCCGCTCATCGGCGATGTCCGGTACGGCAAGGGAGAGCACAACCGATTGTTCCGAGAGCGCTTCGGCCTGCAGCGGCTGTTCCTCCATGCCTGCGAGCTCGGGTTCCGCCATCCGCGAACAGGCGAGCCTGTGGTGGTGAGGGCGCCGCTGGCCGACGATCTGCGGTGCGTGCTCGAGGCGCTGGGGCTCTCCCTCGCCGACCTGCCTCTCTGA
- a CDS encoding DUF5060 domain-containing protein, which translates to MRLAPGSSPPPLSTRLARDRLQAGRPSRRRSRGPIRTRSLAQALLFALQPRDRVQKPPRLTCHERPPRGGWTARAHWPARPRKAARGKCERHGERCIDMNRWLAVLAAGLVSLCGPAPAVAAPPNRLPHRAPPRPSAAPLSPRLVSGRAVRCYDRCEVAIEASPAGNPFDPEQNEVSGRFVSPSGRLIEVNGFWFQDFERSLAGGRESLRPREAPGWRVRFTPDEVGPWRFTVVARMGRQSQTSSVQVVEALPPRRGSGGFVRVAARGFASSEGDAILPVGENLAYSGPAATYAYDRWLERLSGEGATYARIWAGPFAPLALETGRGRYDLEAAWRLDHIVETASLRGVRVALCIESFNALRIRPGPALWNRNPYNRTRGGPLTRPAEFFADATARQGFRKRLRYLTARWGWSPTVLSWELMNEIDLTEGFDAQTCRTWVAEMAQALRATDPYAHPITVSFGAPEGVPEIEALPVLDYLQAHVYGAADLGRAIADICREKRERHGRPVVVSEAAASVRKAVTERDEAGTWLHEALWAPLFAGAAGAGMPWWWDTVVDAHNRYDAFRPVVRFARSAPWLPDLPDSVKVLDMRSAAASAPRRGDVVICPTRGGWQRGPANTPATATVESDGAIGGLSSVSRMLHGEERPELHNPLTLLVDMPQAPFTDDIAPVDGRCVIYVTEPPSRGSRLVVDVDGSRRLDQPFDTPDLETPRRYAVAVGGGRHAIRIRNAGAGIIPVAYGLPQYRRSPRPSLQVTGRASNTRAVVWVRNPDAIWLRAALRQPVRPVDPSVVVLEGFLDGDYVVEEWNTETGTSIPYRRRCVDGRITLNVPRIMRDAAYIIQPAQ; encoded by the coding sequence ATGCGTCTTGCCCCAGGTTCCTCTCCGCCACCGCTCTCCACGCGTCTCGCCCGGGATCGCCTCCAAGCCGGCAGGCCCAGTCGCAGACGGTCACGAGGGCCGATTCGAACACGCTCTCTGGCACAGGCTCTCCTCTTCGCGTTGCAACCGCGTGATCGGGTTCAGAAGCCGCCCAGGCTCACGTGCCACGAGAGACCTCCTCGCGGAGGTTGGACGGCGCGCGCGCATTGGCCTGCACGCCCGAGGAAGGCCGCGCGGGGGAAATGCGAGCGCCACGGGGAACGATGCATCGACATGAACCGCTGGCTTGCCGTCCTTGCCGCGGGGCTCGTCAGCCTGTGCGGTCCCGCCCCTGCTGTCGCCGCTCCGCCCAACCGTCTCCCCCATCGCGCTCCACCGCGGCCGTCGGCCGCTCCCCTCTCGCCCCGCCTGGTGAGCGGACGCGCCGTGCGCTGCTACGATCGCTGCGAGGTGGCCATCGAGGCCAGCCCAGCGGGGAACCCCTTCGACCCCGAGCAGAACGAGGTAAGTGGCCGTTTCGTGAGCCCGAGCGGGCGCCTCATCGAGGTCAACGGGTTCTGGTTCCAGGATTTCGAGCGCTCGCTGGCCGGTGGCCGCGAGTCGTTGCGCCCGCGCGAGGCTCCCGGCTGGCGGGTGCGCTTCACGCCAGACGAGGTGGGACCCTGGCGCTTCACCGTGGTGGCGCGCATGGGCAGGCAATCGCAGACCTCGTCGGTGCAGGTGGTCGAAGCCCTGCCCCCCAGACGCGGGAGCGGCGGTTTCGTTCGGGTGGCCGCGCGCGGCTTCGCGTCTTCCGAGGGCGACGCGATCCTTCCTGTGGGAGAGAACCTCGCCTACAGCGGTCCGGCGGCCACCTACGCCTACGACCGCTGGCTCGAGCGGCTCTCCGGCGAGGGCGCCACCTACGCCCGGATCTGGGCGGGGCCCTTCGCCCCGCTCGCACTGGAGACCGGGAGAGGTCGCTATGACCTCGAAGCAGCATGGCGACTCGACCACATCGTGGAGACGGCGTCGTTGCGCGGCGTCCGCGTCGCCCTCTGCATCGAGTCGTTCAACGCCCTGCGCATCCGACCCGGCCCCGCGCTGTGGAACCGGAATCCGTACAATCGCACGCGAGGCGGCCCCCTGACCCGCCCCGCCGAGTTCTTCGCCGACGCGACCGCCCGTCAGGGCTTTCGCAAGCGCCTGCGCTACCTCACCGCGCGCTGGGGCTGGAGTCCCACGGTGCTCTCGTGGGAGCTCATGAACGAGATCGACCTCACCGAAGGCTTCGATGCCCAGACCTGCCGCACATGGGTGGCGGAGATGGCGCAGGCCCTCCGCGCCACCGATCCCTACGCCCACCCCATCACGGTGAGCTTCGGTGCCCCCGAAGGCGTGCCCGAGATCGAGGCGCTCCCCGTGCTCGACTACCTGCAGGCACACGTGTACGGTGCCGCCGATCTAGGCCGTGCCATCGCAGACATCTGCCGTGAGAAGCGTGAGCGCCACGGTCGCCCGGTCGTGGTGAGCGAGGCTGCCGCCAGCGTGCGCAAGGCGGTGACCGAGCGCGACGAAGCAGGCACCTGGCTGCACGAGGCCCTCTGGGCGCCGCTCTTCGCTGGCGCGGCGGGAGCGGGCATGCCGTGGTGGTGGGACACCGTGGTTGACGCGCACAACCGCTACGACGCGTTCCGGCCGGTGGTGCGCTTCGCCCGAAGCGCGCCGTGGCTCCCTGACCTTCCCGATTCGGTGAAGGTGCTCGACATGCGGTCCGCCGCAGCCTCGGCGCCGCGCCGAGGCGATGTGGTGATCTGCCCGACCCGTGGCGGATGGCAGCGCGGCCCCGCCAATACGCCCGCCACCGCAACCGTGGAGAGCGACGGCGCCATCGGGGGCCTCTCATCTGTCAGTCGGATGCTGCACGGCGAGGAGCGACCCGAGCTGCACAACCCCCTCACCCTGCTCGTCGACATGCCGCAGGCGCCGTTCACCGACGACATCGCCCCCGTCGACGGGCGCTGCGTGATCTATGTCACCGAGCCACCGAGCCGCGGCAGCCGGCTCGTCGTCGACGTCGACGGATCACGTCGGCTCGACCAGCCGTTCGACACCCCCGACCTCGAGACCCCACGACGGTACGCGGTGGCCGTGGGAGGAGGACGGCACGCGATTCGAATCCGGAACGCAGGCGCAGGCATCATTCCCGTGGCGTACGGGCTGCCGCAGTACCGTCGCTCACCGCGCCCCTCCCTGCAGGTCACGGGACGGGCCTCGAACACACGTGCCGTGGTCTGGGTCAGGAACCCGGACGCGATCTGGCTGCGTGCGGCGCTGCGCCAGCCCGTGCGCCCTGTCGACCCGAGCGTGGTCGTGCTCGAGGGATTCCTCGACGGAGACTACGTGGTGGAGGAATGGAACACCGAGACGGGAACCTCCATCCCGTACCGCCGGCGTTGCGTCGATGGTCGCATCACGCTGAACGTGCCCCGCATCATGCGAGACGCGGCGTACATCATCCAGCCGGCCCAGTAG
- a CDS encoding TIGR00730 family Rossman fold protein encodes MRRICVFCGSSAGARDGYAEAARHVGRELAHRGIGLVYGGGGVGLMGIVADAVLEAGGEVDGVIPHALEVRELSHRGVTRLHIVDSMHERKALMAELADGFVVLPGGMGTMEEMCEVLTWAQLGLHVKPCGLLDVSGYWTPLIRFFDHAVDEGFLRPEHRSLMLVDDDPAALITRMATWQPLPGPRWITRGET; translated from the coding sequence ATGAGACGCATCTGCGTGTTCTGCGGTTCGAGTGCCGGTGCCCGCGACGGGTACGCTGAGGCGGCGCGTCATGTGGGGCGTGAGCTCGCCCATCGCGGCATCGGTCTGGTGTACGGCGGTGGCGGGGTGGGGCTCATGGGCATCGTGGCAGACGCCGTGCTCGAGGCCGGGGGCGAGGTCGATGGCGTCATCCCGCACGCACTCGAGGTGCGCGAGCTCTCGCACAGAGGGGTCACCCGCCTTCACATCGTCGACTCGATGCACGAGCGCAAAGCCCTGATGGCTGAGCTTGCCGACGGGTTCGTGGTGCTGCCCGGCGGCATGGGCACCATGGAGGAGATGTGCGAGGTGCTGACCTGGGCGCAGCTGGGGCTGCACGTCAAGCCGTGCGGGCTGCTCGACGTGAGCGGATACTGGACGCCGCTCATCCGCTTCTTCGACCATGCGGTGGATGAGGGCTTCCTGCGTCCTGAGCATCGCTCTCTCATGCTCGTCGACGATGACCCTGCTGCGCTCATCACGCGCATGGCGACGTGGCAGCCTCTGCCCGGCCCGCGCTGGATCACGCGAGGGGAGACCTGA
- a CDS encoding MFS transporter — protein sequence MAGRPAPLPTACPLALACTCSTFPRWLPDSASSSPSTGLTSGVGKSARLSFARSETGRGPRAPRRPAGSARRGANEARMNLAARVRSVIAPPPETSRIFSSDDEMRRDYRGWRGRQLATTFVGYAVYYFVRSNFSMAMPLLEQQGYSKKTLGFYLTAHQQVYGLSKFLSGVVADRTNPRFLMTLGLAASALVNLALGFASTAEALGVLLVLNGLFQGMGFPPVARVLAHWFGRRERGTMWGVWNTSHQFGAAGIAVMGGYLAARYGWQAVFTVPAIMALITAGAIGAFLRDTPGSLGLPPVEVYLGETPGPDESPSPADSTSGAWRLVFGNPYVWLVCFANFFVYVIRYVFLNWAPTYLKQVKGIELDAAGWSVACFEIAGIAGSLLAGWLTDRFFSARRAPVCVTFMMCSGLAVLGLWVLPQGSSLAHVNALIGAAGFFIYGPQFLVGVMMADIASKDAVATAVGLSGFFGYTSGIISGWGMGWLVTTYGWDLGFRLLMLCAGLGALLFAACWNATGPRGPVPASSRA from the coding sequence ATGGCTGGACGACCCGCACCGTTGCCGACAGCCTGCCCCCTCGCTTTGGCGTGTACGTGTTCGACCTTCCCGCGCTGGCTCCCGGACAGCGCCTCGAGTTCACCTTCCACTGGACTGACGTCGGGCGTTGGGAAGAGCGCCCGTTTGTCGTTCGCGCGGTCTGAGACAGGCCGTGGCCCTCGCGCCCCGCGGCGGCCGGCAGGCAGCGCGCGGCGCGGAGCGAATGAGGCTCGAATGAACCTCGCTGCTCGCGTTCGGAGCGTGATTGCGCCGCCCCCTGAAACATCTCGCATCTTCTCGTCGGACGACGAGATGCGCAGGGACTATCGCGGTTGGCGCGGTCGCCAGCTGGCCACGACCTTTGTGGGCTACGCCGTGTACTACTTCGTTCGCAGCAACTTCTCGATGGCCATGCCGCTGCTCGAGCAGCAGGGGTACAGCAAGAAGACCCTTGGGTTCTATCTCACCGCGCATCAGCAGGTGTACGGGCTCTCCAAGTTCTTGAGCGGCGTCGTGGCAGATCGCACGAACCCGCGGTTCCTGATGACCCTGGGGCTGGCGGCGAGTGCGCTGGTGAACCTCGCCCTGGGCTTTGCGTCGACAGCAGAGGCGCTGGGCGTGCTGCTGGTGCTCAACGGTCTCTTCCAGGGCATGGGCTTTCCGCCCGTGGCGCGCGTCCTCGCGCACTGGTTCGGGCGTCGGGAGCGGGGCACCATGTGGGGGGTGTGGAACACCTCACATCAGTTCGGCGCGGCGGGCATCGCCGTCATGGGCGGCTACCTCGCGGCGCGCTACGGCTGGCAGGCCGTCTTCACCGTTCCGGCGATCATGGCGCTCATCACCGCGGGCGCCATCGGCGCGTTCCTGCGCGACACGCCCGGGTCGCTCGGGCTTCCACCGGTCGAGGTCTATCTCGGTGAGACGCCTGGCCCCGACGAGAGCCCGTCACCCGCCGACAGCACATCCGGCGCCTGGCGGCTGGTCTTCGGGAATCCCTACGTCTGGCTCGTCTGCTTCGCGAACTTCTTCGTCTACGTCATTCGCTACGTGTTTCTGAACTGGGCGCCCACCTATCTCAAACAGGTGAAGGGCATCGAGCTCGATGCGGCGGGGTGGAGCGTAGCCTGCTTCGAGATCGCGGGCATCGCAGGCTCGCTGCTGGCCGGATGGCTCACCGATCGCTTCTTCAGCGCGCGACGCGCGCCTGTCTGTGTGACCTTCATGATGTGTTCCGGGCTGGCCGTGCTGGGGCTGTGGGTGCTGCCGCAGGGCTCATCGCTGGCGCATGTGAACGCGCTGATCGGGGCCGCCGGGTTCTTCATCTACGGCCCTCAGTTCCTCGTGGGCGTGATGATGGCCGACATCGCATCGAAGGATGCGGTGGCCACGGCAGTGGGCCTCAGCGGATTCTTCGGCTACACCAGCGGCATCATCTCCGGCTGGGGAATGGGGTGGCTGGTCACCACCTACGGGTGGGATTTGGGCTTCCGGCTGCTCATGCTGTGCGCGGGGCTTGGCGCGCTTCTCTTCGCGGCCTGCTGGAACGCCACGGGGCCGCGCGGCCCTGTGCCTGCGTCGTCTCGGGCCTAG
- a CDS encoding acyl-CoA thioesterase produces MSAFNFSTEVRTRLPETDAMGVVFHGYFFTYMEVGRTDYLRNLGLADSIDRAQNRPPRPIRDFENLVVHAGCDFKSPARLDDPLVVHVRVAHLGRTSFRFEFRIVHKRENRLVAEGESVHVAIDEVTWKPIEIPHEFRQTVRAFEGSSLDAS; encoded by the coding sequence ATGTCTGCCTTCAACTTCAGCACCGAGGTGCGCACGCGCCTGCCAGAGACCGATGCCATGGGTGTGGTGTTCCACGGGTACTTCTTCACCTACATGGAGGTGGGACGCACCGACTACCTGCGCAACCTCGGGCTGGCCGACAGCATCGATCGCGCGCAGAACCGCCCCCCGCGTCCCATCCGCGATTTCGAGAACCTCGTGGTGCACGCGGGCTGCGACTTCAAGTCGCCCGCGCGCCTCGACGATCCGCTCGTTGTGCACGTGCGCGTGGCGCATCTCGGACGAACCTCGTTCCGCTTCGAGTTCCGCATCGTGCACAAGCGAGAGAACCGGCTCGTGGCCGAAGGTGAGTCGGTGCACGTCGCCATCGACGAGGTGACATGGAAGCCCATCGAGATTCCGCACGAGTTCCGCCAGACGGTGCGCGCGTTCGAGGGCAGCTCCCTCGACGCGTCGTGA
- a CDS encoding Precorrin-3B methylase: MKEVCRLIRAARGHWDAHHNGAARLARTRALRLYARLTPDERTRVPQALRVWLRYRSEKYYGTHGRPPKKRPVREKRTRPPREGRRGTSDRRPGE; this comes from the coding sequence GTGAAAGAGGTCTGTCGCCTCATCCGCGCTGCGCGCGGGCACTGGGACGCCCATCACAACGGTGCGGCGCGCCTCGCCCGAACCCGCGCCCTTCGCCTCTATGCGCGCCTGACACCCGACGAGCGAACCAGGGTTCCGCAGGCCCTGCGCGTCTGGCTGCGCTACCGCAGCGAGAAGTACTACGGCACCCACGGCCGCCCACCCAAGAAGAGACCCGTCAGGGAGAAGCGGACACGACCGCCGCGTGAAGGGCGCAGAGGTACATCAGATCGTCGCCCTGGGGAATGA